The genomic stretch ACATGTGTTTACATCATGAAGCAGGAGCACGGAGCTGTTATCTTCAGTAACAATAGAAGTTATTGATGTATCTTAAAATACTGACAGCTTTGTCCTTTGATAtatgataaatataaatatttgggGGATGTTTGCGTCAATGGGAAAGTGTAAGAGTCAAAACTCAAATAACCCTCGAAGTTTTATGGATCCAAGACCAGGTCGACACGCGCATGACGTAACGAGACCTGGATTGGTGTGTCCACGTGCTTTTCACGTGTTTGCGCGAGGCACCGAAACGTTTCGTCGTGatagtttgtgtttaaacaggTCGAAACGGGGTCGACTCGTGTGTTTGTGGCTGAGTATCGCCTCAAAACTCCTGTGATGCAGTGCGTCGACATCCAGGTGAGAGCCAATCAGATCACCTGGATTTCAGCGGAAACGGAAGCACGTGGTTGTTTACGTCTCCGCACGGTTGCGtgattttttaaacaaaacagagaagaaaggTATCGTCGTTTTCTCGGTGTCTACGACGTGTCTCTAACGAGGTACCGGGACATAAACCAGAACTGTTTCTGGTTTATGGTTGATCAGATTCTGTCCAGTCGGAGCACAGAGTCCAGTCCTGAACACAACAAGGCCAGAGACGAGCTGCTGTTCTCCGTTTGTGCGTGAACGCGTCGCGTCGTGTTTTggtaactgtgtgtttgtgtttgtcgtagctgtgtgtgtttaaggacATTAATAACTGCTCTGATGTATTAACTCTGCATGTTTAgccttttatttcatttgtggAGTTCACCAATCATGTGCAAACATAAACCTGTAACTTAAGCAAAAAGCTAAACAGCTTTTAAACTCAAAACTTGGCTGTTTGAGGTTTAGTTTGTTTACTGACATCAAAATGATACTTTTAATACTATACTGTTAAAGTATTTCAATTAAAAAGAGTCAAAGTCTGAAATTGGGGAAACTAGAAGCtcaatcagtttttattttgatcaGTACTGAGAAAGAGTTTTCAGagttttaatttgaataaaaatctTCCTAATGTAAAATTCAGTGAAACTACTCTTTTAATAATTTTGGtgattttctattgtttttcttttaggtgAGAAACCATATGAATGTTCAAACTGCAAGAAGCGTTTCTCCCACTCAGGCTCCTACAGCTCTCACATCAGTAGTAAGAAGTGTGTGGGTGCAGCTCCCCCCAACGGTGTCTCTCGACTGTCAGTCAAGGCCCCCCCACCCACCACACAGAGTGCACCTGTTGTAATCGCCCCGGCCCGCGTGGTTCCTAAAGAGAAGACGGAAAGTAAACCCCTTCAGGAGCAGCTCCCTGTCACCCAGATCAAATCTGAACCTGTGGAATATGAGTGCAAGTCCGTGATGGCGACACCAGCAACTTCAGCTGTTTCTAATGGCGTTGTGAATGGAGGGAATACTCAGCCCACTGTGGTCCCTGGTGCGGCGCTGCCTCAGGGTGTGGCTATGGTTGTGCCCACAGTGGGTCTGATGTCACCTGTCAGCATCAATCTGAATGACTTGCAGAATGTGCTCAAGGTAGCAATGGATGGAAATGTGCTCAGGCAGGTGCTGGGTACAGCCAATGGGGTGGTGACACAGGGGAAACAAGGAATTGTAGtccagcagccgcagcagcagatTATCAGCCTGCCGGCCTTTGTGGATCAAGACGGAACCACGAAAATCATCATCAACTACAGCATCAGTCCCACAGCCGCCACCACTGCCACTACTCAGCCCACACCGCTTATTGTCAAAAATaatctccctccccctcccgcTGCTaccactgctgcagctcctACCTCCACCAAAACAGATGACCCCCCAACCCCAGAAGCAACTGACCTTACCATTGTCAAAGCAGAGTCCGCCACAAGCGTAGGGGCAGACGGAGCCACACAGAAAGAAGTGGAAACTGTTAACACTTCGGTTGATAAAACAGCTCAGATGCCAAAAGCCAACAGCATCAGTACATGTTTACTATGTGACGACTGTCCCGACAACCTGGAGGCATTGCACCTTCTCCAGCATCGCAAAGCCGCCAATGGGGAGGCTGTCGACTCTGCAGCCCTGGACCCTTCTTTTGCTGCTTTGCTAAGTGAAGCTGGGGTGACGCTCGAGGAGCCACCTGTGGACGACCTCCTCTCACTGCTCAAGACCTATTTTGCCTCCAATGCCAACCCCAGTGACGAGGAGCTGACAAAGATCTCAGAGTCTGTGAGTATTCCTGTGGATGTGGTCAGAAAGTGGTTTGCAAAGATGAACTCTGGGAAAAATGTGGGAAAACACAGTAGTGACGCTACAGCAGTTTccaaaaagactgaaaacacaatttctAGTTCAGAGGACACCTCAAACCagaatgaagaggaagaagaaaatacCACAGAGGAAACATCCAACAAAGCCTCATCAGAATCTGGAAGCACTTCTCCATCAGGCTCCACGTCAGTAGGGCTCAACACCGGGGACCTTGTCATTGTTAAAAGTGAGCCCGAAGACCCGGACGCCCCAGACTCCCAGGCAGAGCCACTTGACCTCTCCCTTCCTAAACATATCGCAGCAGCATTGAAAACCAAGACAATTACGCCTCCTGCAAAGCAGCAGGATCAGCCTCTGAACCTGACCTGCCTGAGGAAGGAGCAGCTGGAGGGGAGAACCATCTACGTAACCACGCCGCAGCCTGGAAGACCTGTCAACATCGTCACTGCTGCACAGCTGCCCACGTTGGTGGCCATCGCTGGTCAGGGCACTGTGAGCTGTCTCAGCGCCGTCAACACCACAGCAAAGCGAACCATCTTGATCCCCCAGCTCACCTACACCTACGCCACTACAACCGGCAACACCACTGGAGCAAAGACTGTCGTACTCAACGGCCATAAGGTTGTTAAAcatcatgtttttcaaagaatGTTTCCTTTGTGTCCTTTATGAATATCAAACTAATTagaaattatacagtaaataaccTGGAAACACTGGAAGTGGTGGATTAATTTTTGAATGTAGTAACTATTTTCATATGTGATCCTAGTCTTCATTCCCATAAATACAGTAGCTATGCAATTTTCAATgtacaaaagtaaaaacaagacATGACATCTGTTTTTCCTGAAGTTACAACTAACCATTAGTTATTAGTTCATGTCGACCATCACCCATTAATTTTCAAATATCAGTAAATTGTTAAAGATTCCCAGAAATCAAGTGTCAACGTTGATTTAGCTTCTTTTGTCTGACCCAGAGTTTTAAACTCAAATACATTAGATTTCTAGTTGAACACAGCAGATAAACGCTAAAAGCTGAAATTGAATTTAAGTGAATGTAAGTTATCGTTTCATATTTGTCCCATGGATTTGCTCAGAACAATCTATTTTACTTAGATCTAAGAACCACTGAAagtttttactttctgtttcagTCCATAATGATGTCACCCAGAGTCAAACTTTAGGCTGCATGTGGGGGTCTCAGGTGGTTTGGCAGGTCTTATCCACCTGATTGTGTTGTTTTACATTACTGATCAGAATACTGCCTGTTTACattctgtttctgattctgttCTGATGAGTAATGGCATTTTCTTTTTCGTTCTACAGCAGGAGAAGCAGTTGGACAACATCTCTAATGGCGTGTCTGTGGTGGAGGAGCAGAACGACTCAGACTCGTCCTCTCTGATGAAGAAGCGTCGCCTAGAAAACGGCGTCTACCCCTGCGATCTTTGCTCCAAGGTCTTCCAGAAGGGCAGTTCCCTGCTCAGGCACAAATACGAACACACAGGTATGAAAGAAAAAGCTCACTTAAACACACAAAGGACACCCCCTGAATTTTCATCTGCTGAATTAACACAAATTAACTCATTTGTCTTATTGCGTCTGTCAATCTCTGTCAAGAActtcaacaaaatatttttacaaatatgatttattttatttgacaggGTTTCTGATTTTCATTCCAAAACTGGTCCTAGTTTTCAAGGCTCTGACGTTACATGTTATCATGACATTATGACATAAATGTCATCTCCATGTGACCTGTAAATGAACCAGTTTAGACAAAGCACAGTAATAACAGAGACTCCAgagatttgttgtgttttgtctgttttccctGAAGCACCAGCTGCGAGAGCTTGGATCATTTGGGAATGTGGTTTCGTTGGCGGTTAGCTGTGATCTGCACCACTACAAGAAACACTCAAAACTAAAgtataaaaactattaaaacattttgtgtaacaggatttttttttttttaatcatctcaAAACCCTCAGACTTACTCTGCCACCCATTGTTGAGGTCCTGACACCAGAATTTCAGTTTTCGTTATCTGGTAGGCTGACTTCAGCTCTGACCTCTTGTTTAATCTGCAGGAAAACGGCCGCATGAGTGCAACGTCTGCAAGAAGGCCTTCAAACACAAGCACCACCTGAT from Mastacembelus armatus chromosome 17, fMasArm1.2, whole genome shotgun sequence encodes the following:
- the LOC113134012 gene encoding zinc finger E-box-binding homeobox 1-like isoform X6; translated protein: MSHHRGTREQRHMSQSTGGIGGTRKFKCTECSKAFKYKHHLKEHLRIHSGEKPYECSNCKKRFSHSGSYSSHISSKKCVGAAPPNGVSRLSVKAPPPTTQSAPVVIAPARVVPKEKTESKPLQEQLPVTQIKSEPVEYECKSVMATPATSAVSNGVVNGGNTQPTVVPGAALPQGVAMVVPTVGLMSPVSINLNDLQNVLKVAMDGNVLRQVLGTANGVVTQGKQGIVVQQPQQQIISLPAFVDQDGTTKIIINYSISPTAATTATTQPTPLIVKNNLPPPPAATTAAAPTSTKTDDPPTPEATDLTIVKAESATSVGADGATQKEVETVNTSVDKTAQMPKANSISTCLLCDDCPDNLEALHLLQHRKAANGEAVDSAALDPSFAALLSEAGVTLEEPPVDDLLSLLKTYFASNANPSDEELTKISESVSIPVDVVRKWFAKMNSGKNVGKHSSDATAVSKKTENTISSSEDTSNQNEEEEENTTEETSNKASSESGSTSPSGSTSVGLNTGDLVIVKSEPEDPDAPDSQAEPLDLSLPKHIAAALKTKTITPPAKQQDQPLNLTCLRKEQLEGRTIYVTTPQPGRPVNIVTAAQLPTLVAIAGQGTVSCLSAVNTTAKRTILIPQLTYTYATTTGNTTGAKTVVLNGHKQEKQLDNISNGVSVVEEQNDSDSSSLMKKRRLENGVYPCDLCSKVFQKGSSLLRHKYEHTGKRPHECNVCKKAFKHKHHLIEHSRLHSGEKPYQCDKCGKRFSHSGSYSQHMNHRYSYCKKDGSNSGSGSGSGPRRVQSEFASSGSGLQPDSRTTTPPSQLDSDERESEEEDDDDEAMCMDDIRVVQVDDGECEIYEGNFDDDDDDEEGEEIAEEETMTDGELGEEKMEVVCDVVEIEVGDHNIEDEEMEARNEEREEAAGVETEEIKDCEENTDKSITEGSDGTEPSEEMVTSAK
- the LOC113134012 gene encoding zinc finger E-box-binding homeobox 1-like isoform X4 — encoded protein: MLTNFNNGLEASSDSDDEDKLHIVEEDSLQEPEVSDVDGAALQASHDTVLSHNGSWNGVKEEFVSEEEEEAVKDALVEEILQQGDTAIIYPEAPEDEHSPAEIGGADENGTLDSFSQLHTCPYCSRGYKRNASLKEHIKYRHETSEDNYSCSHCSYTFTYRSQLERHMSHHRGTREQRHMSQSTGGIGGTRKFKCTECSKAFKYKHHLKEHLRIHSGEKPYECSNCKKRFSHSGSYSSHISSKKCVGAAPPNGVSRLSVKAPPPTTQSAPVVIAPARVVPKEKTESKPLQEQLPVTQIKSEPVEYECKSVMATPATSAVSNGVVNGGNTQPTVVPGAALPQGVAMVVPTVGLMSPVSINLNDLQNVLKVAMDGNVLRQVLGTANGVVTQGKQGIVVQQPQQQIISLPAFVDQDGTTKIIINYSISPTAATTATTQPTPLIVKNNLPPPPAATTAAAPTSTKTDDPPTPEATDLTIVKAESATSVGADGATQKEVETVNTSVDKTAQMPKANSISTCLLCDDCPDNLEALHLLQHRKAANGEAVDSAALDPSFAALLSEAGVTLEEPPVDDLLSLLKTYFASNANPSDEELTKISESVSIPVDVVRKWFAKMNSGKNVGKHSSDATAVSKKTENTISSSEDTSNQNEEEEENTTEETSNKASSESGSTSPSGSTSVGLNTGDLVIVKSEPEDPDAPDSQAEPLDLSLPKHIAAALKTKTITPPAKQQDQPLNLTCLRKEQLEGRTIYVTTPQPGRPVNIVTAAQLPTLVAIAGQGTVSCLSAVNTTAKRTILIPQLTYTYATTTGNTTGAKTVVLNGHKQEKQLDNISNGVSVVEEQNDSDSSSLMKKRRLENGVYPCDLCSKVFQKGSSLLRHKYEHTGKRPHECNVCKKAFKHKHHLIEHSRLHSGEKPYQCDKCGKRFSHSGSYSQHMNHRYSYCKKDGSNSGSGSGSGPRRVQSEFASSGSGLQPDSRTTTPPSQLDSDERESEEEDDDDEAMCMDDIRVVQVDDGECEIYEGNFDDDDDDEEGEEIAEEETMTDGELGEEKMEVVCDVVEIEVGDHNIEDEEMEARNEEREEAAGVETEEIKDCEENTDKSITEGSDGTEPSEEMVTSAK
- the LOC113134012 gene encoding zinc finger E-box-binding homeobox 1-like isoform X1, producing the protein MPSSSLEPAKVDNSATCFPRNFLPGREVTNFNNGLEASSDSDDEDKLHIVEEDSLQEPEVSDVDGAALQASHDTVLSHNGSWNGVKEEFVSEEEEEAVKDALVEEILQQGDTAIIYPEAPEDEHSPAEIGGADENGTLDSFSQLHTCPYCSRGYKRNASLKEHIKYRHETSEDNYSCSHCSYTFTYRSQLERHMSHHRGTREQRHMSQSTGGIGGTRKFKCTECSKAFKYKHHLKEHLRIHSGEKPYECSNCKKRFSHSGSYSSHISSKKCVGAAPPNGVSRLSVKAPPPTTQSAPVVIAPARVVPKEKTESKPLQEQLPVTQIKSEPVEYECKSVMATPATSAVSNGVVNGGNTQPTVVPGAALPQGVAMVVPTVGLMSPVSINLNDLQNVLKVAMDGNVLRQVLGTANGVVTQGKQGIVVQQPQQQIISLPAFVDQDGTTKIIINYSISPTAATTATTQPTPLIVKNNLPPPPAATTAAAPTSTKTDDPPTPEATDLTIVKAESATSVGADGATQKEVETVNTSVDKTAQMPKANSISTCLLCDDCPDNLEALHLLQHRKAANGEAVDSAALDPSFAALLSEAGVTLEEPPVDDLLSLLKTYFASNANPSDEELTKISESVSIPVDVVRKWFAKMNSGKNVGKHSSDATAVSKKTENTISSSEDTSNQNEEEEENTTEETSNKASSESGSTSPSGSTSVGLNTGDLVIVKSEPEDPDAPDSQAEPLDLSLPKHIAAALKTKTITPPAKQQDQPLNLTCLRKEQLEGRTIYVTTPQPGRPVNIVTAAQLPTLVAIAGQGTVSCLSAVNTTAKRTILIPQLTYTYATTTGNTTGAKTVVLNGHKQEKQLDNISNGVSVVEEQNDSDSSSLMKKRRLENGVYPCDLCSKVFQKGSSLLRHKYEHTGKRPHECNVCKKAFKHKHHLIEHSRLHSGEKPYQCDKCGKRFSHSGSYSQHMNHRYSYCKKDGSNSGSGSGSGPRRVQSEFASSGSGLQPDSRTTTPPSQLDSDERESEEEDDDDEAMCMDDIRVVQVDDGECEIYEGNFDDDDDDEEGEEIAEEETMTDGELGEEKMEVVCDVVEIEVGDHNIEDEEMEARNEEREEAAGVETEEIKDCEENTDKSITEGSDGTEPSEEMVTSAK
- the LOC113134012 gene encoding zinc finger E-box-binding homeobox 1-like isoform X2, with amino-acid sequence MADGPRCKRRKQANPRRSSVTNFNNGLEASSDSDDEDKLHIVEEDSLQEPEVSDVDGAALQASHDTVLSHNGSWNGVKEEFVSEEEEEAVKDALVEEILQQGDTAIIYPEAPEDEHSPAEIGGADENGTLDSFSQLHTCPYCSRGYKRNASLKEHIKYRHETSEDNYSCSHCSYTFTYRSQLERHMSHHRGTREQRHMSQSTGGIGGTRKFKCTECSKAFKYKHHLKEHLRIHSGEKPYECSNCKKRFSHSGSYSSHISSKKCVGAAPPNGVSRLSVKAPPPTTQSAPVVIAPARVVPKEKTESKPLQEQLPVTQIKSEPVEYECKSVMATPATSAVSNGVVNGGNTQPTVVPGAALPQGVAMVVPTVGLMSPVSINLNDLQNVLKVAMDGNVLRQVLGTANGVVTQGKQGIVVQQPQQQIISLPAFVDQDGTTKIIINYSISPTAATTATTQPTPLIVKNNLPPPPAATTAAAPTSTKTDDPPTPEATDLTIVKAESATSVGADGATQKEVETVNTSVDKTAQMPKANSISTCLLCDDCPDNLEALHLLQHRKAANGEAVDSAALDPSFAALLSEAGVTLEEPPVDDLLSLLKTYFASNANPSDEELTKISESVSIPVDVVRKWFAKMNSGKNVGKHSSDATAVSKKTENTISSSEDTSNQNEEEEENTTEETSNKASSESGSTSPSGSTSVGLNTGDLVIVKSEPEDPDAPDSQAEPLDLSLPKHIAAALKTKTITPPAKQQDQPLNLTCLRKEQLEGRTIYVTTPQPGRPVNIVTAAQLPTLVAIAGQGTVSCLSAVNTTAKRTILIPQLTYTYATTTGNTTGAKTVVLNGHKQEKQLDNISNGVSVVEEQNDSDSSSLMKKRRLENGVYPCDLCSKVFQKGSSLLRHKYEHTGKRPHECNVCKKAFKHKHHLIEHSRLHSGEKPYQCDKCGKRFSHSGSYSQHMNHRYSYCKKDGSNSGSGSGSGPRRVQSEFASSGSGLQPDSRTTTPPSQLDSDERESEEEDDDDEAMCMDDIRVVQVDDGECEIYEGNFDDDDDDEEGEEIAEEETMTDGELGEEKMEVVCDVVEIEVGDHNIEDEEMEARNEEREEAAGVETEEIKDCEENTDKSITEGSDGTEPSEEMVTSAK
- the LOC113134012 gene encoding zinc finger E-box-binding homeobox 1-like isoform X3 encodes the protein MSTCAVTNFNNGLEASSDSDDEDKLHIVEEDSLQEPEVSDVDGAALQASHDTVLSHNGSWNGVKEEFVSEEEEEAVKDALVEEILQQGDTAIIYPEAPEDEHSPAEIGGADENGTLDSFSQLHTCPYCSRGYKRNASLKEHIKYRHETSEDNYSCSHCSYTFTYRSQLERHMSHHRGTREQRHMSQSTGGIGGTRKFKCTECSKAFKYKHHLKEHLRIHSGEKPYECSNCKKRFSHSGSYSSHISSKKCVGAAPPNGVSRLSVKAPPPTTQSAPVVIAPARVVPKEKTESKPLQEQLPVTQIKSEPVEYECKSVMATPATSAVSNGVVNGGNTQPTVVPGAALPQGVAMVVPTVGLMSPVSINLNDLQNVLKVAMDGNVLRQVLGTANGVVTQGKQGIVVQQPQQQIISLPAFVDQDGTTKIIINYSISPTAATTATTQPTPLIVKNNLPPPPAATTAAAPTSTKTDDPPTPEATDLTIVKAESATSVGADGATQKEVETVNTSVDKTAQMPKANSISTCLLCDDCPDNLEALHLLQHRKAANGEAVDSAALDPSFAALLSEAGVTLEEPPVDDLLSLLKTYFASNANPSDEELTKISESVSIPVDVVRKWFAKMNSGKNVGKHSSDATAVSKKTENTISSSEDTSNQNEEEEENTTEETSNKASSESGSTSPSGSTSVGLNTGDLVIVKSEPEDPDAPDSQAEPLDLSLPKHIAAALKTKTITPPAKQQDQPLNLTCLRKEQLEGRTIYVTTPQPGRPVNIVTAAQLPTLVAIAGQGTVSCLSAVNTTAKRTILIPQLTYTYATTTGNTTGAKTVVLNGHKQEKQLDNISNGVSVVEEQNDSDSSSLMKKRRLENGVYPCDLCSKVFQKGSSLLRHKYEHTGKRPHECNVCKKAFKHKHHLIEHSRLHSGEKPYQCDKCGKRFSHSGSYSQHMNHRYSYCKKDGSNSGSGSGSGPRRVQSEFASSGSGLQPDSRTTTPPSQLDSDERESEEEDDDDEAMCMDDIRVVQVDDGECEIYEGNFDDDDDDEEGEEIAEEETMTDGELGEEKMEVVCDVVEIEVGDHNIEDEEMEARNEEREEAAGVETEEIKDCEENTDKSITEGSDGTEPSEEMVTSAK
- the LOC113134012 gene encoding zinc finger E-box-binding homeobox 1-like isoform X5 yields the protein MPSSSLEPAKVDNSATCFPRNFLPGREVTNFNNGLEASSDSDDEDKLHIVEEDSLQEPEVSDVDGAALQASHDTVLSHNGSWNGVKEEFVSEEEEEAVKDALVEEILQQGDTAIIYPEAPEDEHSPAEIGGADENGTLDSFSQLHTCPYCSRGYKRNASLKEHIKYRHETSEDNYSCSHCSYTFTYRSQLERHMSHHRGTREQRHMSQSTGGIGGTRKFKCTECSKAFKYKHHLKEHLRIHSGEKPYECSNCKKRFSHSGSYSSHISSKKCVGAAPPNGVSRLSVKAPPPTTQSAPVVIAPARVVPKEKTESKPLQEQLPVTQIKSEPVEYECKSVMATPATSAVSNGVVNGGNTQPTVVPGAALPQGVAMVVPTVGLMSPVSINLNDLQNVLKVAMDGNVLRQVLGTANGVVTQGKQGIVVQQPQQQIISLPAFVDQDGTTKIIINYSISPTAATTATTQPTPLIVKNNLPPPPAATTAAAPTSTKTDDPPTPEATDLTIVKAESATSVGADGATQKEVETVNTSVDKTAQMPKANSISTCLLCDDCPDNLEALHLLQHRKAANGEAVDSAALDPSFAALLSEAGVTLEEPPVDDLLSLLKTYFASNANPSDEELTKISESVSIPVDVVRKWFAKMNSGKNVGKHSSDATAVSKKTENTISSSEDTSNQNEEEEENTTEETSNKASSESGSTSPSGSTSVGLNTGDLVIVKSEPEDPDAPDSQAEPLDLSLPKHIAAALKTKTITPPAKQQDQPLNLTCLRKEQLEGRTIYVTTPQPGRPVNIVTAAQLPTLVAIAGQGTVSCLSAVNTTAKRTILIPQLTYTYATTTGNTTGAKTVVLNGHKQEKQLDNISNGVSVVEEQNDSDSSSLMKKRRLENGVYPCDLCSKVFQKGSSLLRHKYEHTAPAARAWIIWECGFVGG